The DNA region AACTCGACGAGCTTCACCTCGCGGAAGCTCTCGGCGTCGTTCGACAGGAGCAGCTCGGTCATCTCGTTGAAGCTCGTGTAGAGCGAGCCGATCCCGGGGATGCGAGCCATGAGCGTGTCGAACACGCGTTCGAAGCCGTTGCCCGAGCGGGTCTCGGCGACGAGCCCGATCACGAAGATGAGCGTGACGAACGTCAGGACCGCGAGCAGCTCCATCACGAGCGGCGAGAGGTCCGACCCGATACCGTAGTTCTCGCTGAGGAAGGCGACGACCGGGCTGATCGCCTGGAGGATGAAGTTGACGACGAACGCGAGGATCATCACCGTGATCAGGAGGGGGATCGTCAGCGCGGCGCCGGAGAGGAACACCTGCCGGACCTTCCGGGAGAGGGTCGTCCACGAGGGGCCCGCGTCGGTGACGGACCCGGACGAGAGCAGTACCATACGCTCACCTGCGCCCGACTCGCCGAAAGGTTTGCGACCGTCCGCGTCCCGCGACCCGTCCGACGCCGATGGAATTATAGTGGCTTACACGCTACAGCCCGGATAGTGAGCGTCAACGTCGAGCGACGGGTTGTCGACCCGGGGGACGCCGACTACGTCGAGCAGGCCTGGCAACTCAAAGAGCGGATCCGCGCGGACGAGGGCGTCCTCCGCCAGCGACGCGGCTTCTTCGAGAACGCCTACCGCCGCTCGACGGTCTACCTGTTCGTCGACCGGAGCGACCGCGACGCGCTCGTCGGGTTCGCCGCCGTCCGCCGGGACGGCTACATCCTCTTTCTCGCCGTCGACGCCGACTACCGCGGCGAGGGCTTCGGCGAGGCGCTGGTCGCCCGCGTCGCCGAGGACTACAGCTCCGTGACCTGCCACGCCCGCACGACCAACCGCGAGGCGATCAACTTCTACCAGCACATCGGCTTCACCATCGAGCGCCGCATCGACGACTACTACGAGGACGGCGGCGACGCCTACTACCTCAAGCTCGGCGAGGACGAGGGGCTCGCCGACCGCCTCTCGAAACTGCTCGGCGGGTAGCGGGACCGCTATCGGGGAGACGGTCTTCCCAGCCGCGGTCGGCGGTGAGCGAAACCGCTTTCACGAACGGTCCGAAACCGGGTAGCCGTGCAGGAACAGACGCGGGCGTACCTCCGGGGGCGGTTCGGCGACCACTACCGCCGGACGGACCTCTCGCCGCCGCCCGAGGCCAACGAGCGCGAGTGGGGCTACGTCCCCTGGACCGACGGCCCCGGCGAGACGATGGTGCGCCACCGCTCGCTGCTCGACATGGGCAACCTCGACGACTTCCTCGCCCGCGAACGGCCGAAACACGTCTACTTCTCGGCCGGCCGCTACGAGAGCCCCGGCGCGAGCTCGATGGGCGAGAAGACCTGGCGCTCCTCCGATCTCGTCTTCGACCTGGACGCCGACCACCTGCCCTCGGTGACCCTCGGCGAGGACAGCTACGCCGAGATGCTCGCGAAGTGCAAGGACGCGCTGCGGCGCCTGCTGGACTTCCTCGACGACGACTTCGGCTTCGAGGACATGACGGTCGTCTTCTCAGGCGGCCGGGGCTACCACGTCCACGTCCGCGACGAGACGGTGCAGGAGCTGGGGAGCGACGCGCGCCGGGAGATCGTCGACTACGTGCGCGGCATCGGGCTGGACCAGGAGTACGTCCAGACCAGCGAGATGCGCGGCGGCGTCAGCCGGCGAGTCGTCCGGACCGAGGGCGGCTGGGGTCGACGGGTCCACGAACACCTCCTCGAATTCGTCGACGACCTGCTCGCGATGGACGACGACGAGGCGAAGG from Halosimplex halophilum includes:
- a CDS encoding GNAT family N-acetyltransferase gives rise to the protein MSVNVERRVVDPGDADYVEQAWQLKERIRADEGVLRQRRGFFENAYRRSTVYLFVDRSDRDALVGFAAVRRDGYILFLAVDADYRGEGFGEALVARVAEDYSSVTCHARTTNREAINFYQHIGFTIERRIDDYYEDGGDAYYLKLGEDEGLADRLSKLLGG
- the priS gene encoding DNA primase small subunit PriS; translation: MQEQTRAYLRGRFGDHYRRTDLSPPPEANEREWGYVPWTDGPGETMVRHRSLLDMGNLDDFLARERPKHVYFSAGRYESPGASSMGEKTWRSSDLVFDLDADHLPSVTLGEDSYAEMLAKCKDALRRLLDFLDDDFGFEDMTVVFSGGRGYHVHVRDETVQELGSDARREIVDYVRGIGLDQEYVQTSEMRGGVSRRVVRTEGGWGRRVHEHLLEFVDDLLAMDDDEAKARLQELDGIGEGRAETVYGALENNAEALEAGNVELGGVGLRTLLDAFVAEVVEQQNAPIDEPVTTDVNRLIRLPGSLHGGSALAVRRIDRADLDAFDPLVDAVPETFVGHEISVEVTDPGTVELRGDTFNLQAGESSVPEYLGAFLMARGRAEKAPE